The Catenuloplanes niger genome includes a window with the following:
- a CDS encoding peptidoglycan recognition protein family protein: MVSRRTLLTGATVVGAGAIAAAAGGVAYAANEPRRIPRTLAHQRGRVASREQNDVAEFTLTHLSVTASAAAAVRLRDANGWGAWLELAGCHGGRDGISAAAGNRSMVLAHGVTGYEVQTADGSPAVVREINTIDGPAGQIAAVAKNALPMRGAQALALNRYLPRQAWGADESLRLNPDGTQKWVAEFFPVQTLTVHHTGVDAHNDDPNPAATVRAIYYDDTIADDYGDIGYQLLIDEAGAVYEGRWSGTDGVPVYGGTAGPDGRPKAVNGAHVGGYNAGNVGVSLLGRFTNRQPTAAARESLVKVLAGIAGLVNIDPTARVTYRNPVSGASGQVNTILGHRDWQAIGAGATECPGNAFHPTLAALRQEVAAELS, translated from the coding sequence GTGGTTTCTCGACGGACACTGCTCACCGGCGCGACGGTGGTGGGCGCGGGCGCGATCGCGGCGGCGGCCGGTGGTGTCGCCTACGCGGCGAACGAGCCGCGCCGCATCCCGCGCACGCTCGCGCACCAGCGCGGTCGGGTGGCGAGCCGCGAGCAGAACGACGTCGCGGAGTTCACGCTGACGCACCTCTCGGTGACGGCCTCAGCCGCTGCCGCGGTGCGGCTGCGGGACGCGAACGGATGGGGTGCGTGGCTCGAACTCGCCGGCTGCCACGGCGGCCGGGACGGCATATCAGCCGCGGCCGGCAACCGCTCCATGGTGCTGGCGCACGGTGTCACCGGTTACGAGGTGCAGACCGCGGACGGCAGCCCGGCCGTGGTGCGTGAGATCAACACGATCGACGGCCCGGCCGGCCAGATCGCGGCGGTGGCGAAGAACGCGCTGCCGATGCGGGGCGCCCAGGCGCTCGCGCTCAACCGCTACCTGCCCCGGCAGGCGTGGGGCGCGGACGAGTCGCTGCGGCTCAACCCGGACGGCACCCAGAAGTGGGTGGCGGAATTCTTCCCGGTCCAGACGCTGACCGTGCACCACACCGGCGTGGACGCGCACAACGACGACCCCAACCCGGCCGCGACGGTCCGGGCCATCTACTACGACGACACGATCGCGGACGACTACGGCGACATCGGCTACCAGCTGCTGATCGACGAGGCGGGCGCGGTCTACGAGGGCCGCTGGTCCGGCACCGACGGTGTGCCGGTCTACGGCGGCACGGCCGGCCCGGACGGGCGGCCGAAGGCGGTCAACGGCGCGCACGTGGGCGGCTACAACGCCGGCAACGTGGGCGTCTCGCTGCTCGGCCGGTTCACCAACCGGCAGCCGACCGCGGCCGCGCGGGAGTCGCTGGTCAAGGTGCTGGCGGGCATCGCGGGTCTGGTCAACATCGACCCGACCGCGCGGGTGACCTACCGCAACCCGGTCTCCGGCGCGAGCGGCCAGGTCAACACGATCCTCGGCCACCGCGACTGGCAGGCGATCGGCGCGGGCGCGACCGAGTGCCCGGGCAACGCGTTCCACCCCACGCTCGCCGCGCTCCGCCAGGAGGTCGCGGCCGAGCTGAGCTAG
- a CDS encoding aldehyde dehydrogenase family protein — MAGVEETDAAIARAAAAFESWRAVAPGDRARLLRRFAAVVDAHVEELAALEVRNAGHPIGNARWEAGNVRDVLDYYAGAPERLTGRQIPVAGGLDVTFHEPLGVAGLIVPWNFPMPIAAWGFAPALAAGNTVLLKPAELTPLTALRLAGLALDAGLPEGVFTVLPGRGDVVGQRFVTHPAVRKICFTGSAAVGKRVLAGAAAQIKRVTLELGGKSASIVFADADLARAAEAAPGAVFDNAGQDCCARSRLLVERAVYDDFLALLEPAVRAFRVADPALETAQMGPLISEERRAAVASYVDGAETLFAGDVPAGSGGFWFPPTVLRAASTRDRHWREEIFGPVVSVLPFDGEDEAVRLANDTAYGLSGSIWTRDVGRAIRVARRVDAGNLSVNSNSSVRHWTPFGGMKQSGLGRELGPDALLAFTDVKNVFIDTGP, encoded by the coding sequence ATGGCGGGCGTCGAGGAGACCGACGCCGCGATCGCCCGGGCCGCCGCGGCGTTCGAGAGCTGGCGGGCCGTCGCGCCCGGCGACCGCGCCCGCCTGCTGCGCCGCTTCGCCGCGGTGGTGGACGCGCACGTCGAGGAGCTGGCCGCGCTGGAGGTGCGCAACGCGGGCCACCCGATCGGCAACGCGCGGTGGGAGGCCGGGAACGTCCGCGACGTGCTCGACTACTACGCGGGCGCGCCGGAACGCCTCACCGGCCGGCAGATCCCGGTCGCCGGCGGGCTGGACGTCACGTTCCACGAGCCGCTCGGCGTGGCCGGCCTGATCGTGCCGTGGAACTTCCCGATGCCGATCGCGGCCTGGGGCTTCGCGCCCGCGCTCGCGGCCGGCAACACCGTGCTGCTCAAGCCGGCCGAGCTCACCCCGCTGACCGCGCTGCGCCTGGCCGGGCTCGCGCTCGACGCCGGCCTGCCGGAGGGCGTGTTCACCGTGCTGCCCGGCCGCGGTGACGTGGTGGGGCAGCGGTTCGTGACCCATCCGGCGGTCCGGAAGATCTGCTTCACCGGGTCGGCCGCGGTCGGCAAACGGGTCCTGGCGGGCGCGGCCGCACAGATCAAACGCGTGACGCTGGAACTGGGCGGCAAGAGCGCGTCGATCGTGTTCGCGGACGCGGACCTGGCGCGCGCGGCCGAGGCGGCGCCGGGCGCGGTCTTCGACAACGCGGGCCAGGACTGCTGCGCGCGCTCCCGGCTGCTGGTCGAGCGCGCGGTCTACGACGACTTCCTCGCGCTGCTGGAACCGGCCGTGCGCGCGTTCCGGGTGGCGGACCCGGCGCTGGAGACGGCGCAGATGGGCCCGTTGATCTCCGAGGAGCGCCGGGCGGCAGTCGCCTCCTACGTGGACGGGGCGGAGACGCTGTTCGCCGGCGACGTACCGGCCGGGTCCGGTGGTTTCTGGTTCCCGCCGACCGTGCTGCGCGCGGCGAGCACGCGGGACCGGCACTGGCGGGAGGAGATATTCGGGCCGGTCGTCTCCGTGCTGCCGTTCGACGGCGAGGACGAGGCGGTGCGGCTGGCGAACGACACCGCCTACGGCCTCTCCGGCTCGATCTGGACCCGTGACGTGGGCCGCGCGATCCGGGTGGCCCGGCGGGTCGACGCCGGCAACCTGAGCGTCAACTCCAACTCCTCGGTCCGGCACTGGACGCCGTTCGGCGGCATGAAGCAGTCCGGCCTGGGCCGCGAGCTGGGCCCGGACGCGCTGCTGGCGTTCACCGACGTCAAGAACGTCTTCATCGACACCGGGCCCTGA
- a CDS encoding 3-oxoacyl-ACP reductase, producing the protein MRRLAGRVTVITGAGSGIGLATARRFRDEGAFVVCADVDADAGKAAADETGGEFVRCDVGDEDQVRALFDGVASRHGRVDVAFNNAGISPPDDDSILETGLDAWERVLRVNTTSVYLCCRYAIPHMRRQGKGSIINTASFVALMGAATSQIAYTASKGGVLAMTRELGVQFAREGIRVNALCPGPIATPLLLELFAKDPERAARRLVHVPMGRFGEPSEIAAAVAFLASDDASFMTASQFVVDGGITGAYVTPL; encoded by the coding sequence ATGCGGAGACTCGCCGGGCGGGTCACGGTCATCACCGGCGCGGGCAGCGGCATCGGGCTCGCCACCGCGCGCCGGTTCCGGGACGAGGGCGCGTTCGTCGTCTGCGCGGACGTGGACGCGGACGCCGGGAAGGCCGCGGCCGACGAGACCGGCGGCGAGTTCGTGCGCTGCGACGTGGGCGACGAGGACCAGGTGCGGGCGCTGTTCGACGGCGTCGCGTCGCGGCACGGACGGGTCGACGTCGCGTTCAACAACGCCGGGATCTCGCCGCCGGACGACGACTCGATCCTGGAGACCGGGCTGGACGCGTGGGAGCGGGTGCTCCGGGTCAACACCACCAGCGTCTACCTCTGCTGCAGGTACGCGATCCCGCACATGCGCCGGCAGGGCAAGGGCTCGATCATCAACACCGCGTCGTTCGTGGCCCTGATGGGCGCGGCCACCTCGCAGATCGCGTACACGGCCAGCAAGGGTGGCGTGCTCGCGATGACCCGGGAGCTGGGCGTGCAGTTCGCCCGCGAGGGCATCCGGGTGAACGCGCTCTGCCCCGGCCCGATCGCCACGCCGCTGCTGCTGGAGCTGTTCGCGAAGGACCCGGAGCGAGCCGCGCGCCGGCTGGTGCACGTGCCGATGGGCCGGTTCGGCGAGCCGTCCGAGATCGCGGCCGCGGTCGCGTTCCTGGCCAGCGACGACGCCTCGTTCATGACGGCCAGCCAGTTCGTCGTGGACGGCGGCATCACCGGCGCGTACGTGACACCGCTGTAG
- a CDS encoding sulfotransferase family protein, translated as MGCPRSGTTMLQLMLHAHPRIAIPPETRFVLSGYGLRHRFGDLRKPDRRRALADWIFTEETKVADLGLDRDAVTARIVAGPPTLGSAMGAVFQAYAERFGKPRWGDKRPSYIHNVDVVLRLFPDAQIVTITRDGRDCVASLLEMPWHRDGIHKAISAWARSVDSARRAERALPPDSYFPLRYESLVQSPETELRRLCAFLGEDFDDAMTRPDQVASVAVPERKKWHVRTHAEVGDDRVGTWRDRLEPWQIALCEDALGDRLAAQGYVLSGIGTAPPAQRVRYATVAARHRLGAVRRHASNAYHRVRPDAQLPARR; from the coding sequence ATGGGGTGTCCGCGGTCCGGTACCACGATGCTGCAGCTCATGCTGCACGCACATCCGCGGATCGCGATCCCGCCCGAGACCCGATTCGTGCTGTCCGGGTACGGCCTGCGGCACCGCTTCGGCGACCTCCGCAAGCCCGACCGCCGCCGCGCGCTGGCCGACTGGATCTTCACGGAGGAGACCAAGGTCGCCGACCTCGGGCTGGACCGGGACGCGGTGACCGCCCGGATCGTGGCCGGCCCGCCCACGCTCGGCTCCGCGATGGGCGCGGTCTTCCAGGCGTACGCCGAGCGCTTCGGCAAGCCGCGCTGGGGCGACAAGCGGCCGTCCTACATCCACAACGTCGACGTCGTGCTCCGGCTCTTCCCGGACGCGCAGATCGTCACGATCACCCGGGACGGGCGCGACTGCGTGGCGTCGCTGCTGGAGATGCCGTGGCACCGGGATGGCATCCACAAGGCGATCTCCGCCTGGGCCCGGTCCGTCGACAGCGCCCGCCGCGCCGAGCGCGCGCTCCCGCCGGACTCCTACTTCCCGCTGCGGTACGAGAGCCTGGTGCAGAGCCCGGAGACCGAGCTGCGCCGCCTCTGCGCGTTCCTCGGCGAGGACTTCGACGACGCGATGACCCGGCCGGACCAGGTCGCGTCCGTGGCCGTACCCGAGCGCAAGAAATGGCACGTCCGCACGCACGCGGAGGTCGGCGACGACCGCGTCGGCACCTGGCGGGACCGCCTGGAGCCGTGGCAGATCGCGCTCTGCGAGGACGCGCTCGGCGACCGCCTGGCCGCGCAGGGATATGTGCTGTCCGGCATCGGCACCGCGCCGCCGGCCCAGCGCGTGCGCTACGCCACGGTCGCGGCCCGGCACCGCCTCGGCGCGGTCCGCCGGCACGCCTCCAACGCCTACCACCGGGTCCGCCCGGACGCCCAGCTGCCGGCGCGGCGGTAG
- a CDS encoding YhgE/Pip domain-containing protein: MIWLGLRRFTRGGLPIAALVVLAVVPLLYGALYLAAFWDPQGRLDRIPVALVDQDVPVTASDGSTVHAGADLATELLDREVFGWRVTDETTARRELADGEVHLMLRIPAGFSAALAAGPDATATARQARLEVVSNDAVNYLSGQFARTAFGEIRAAASASASGDYFDRMLVGFTDLKQRTGEAADGARQLDDGLGTASGGAGDLATGLDTATGGAAEVADGTRRAAAGADRLADGLATLDAGAGELRTATAQAAAAGRELAGRVDRAADTIGPELAAHADEIASAATAIADGADLVAANLDALTGLADAVRTDAHTVIDRIDALVVAHPELAGDPALTAARAAAATAAETADRLAGQIGATDLAALRADMTRVAATARAVADAAPGLAGDLDAARTQIDAFAAGLDRIAGGADRLSSGLSTAAGAGSDLSGGLYQLSDGTERLSDGLVTLDGGGHELATGLVRLRDGADRLAGGLADGAGSVPGYTDAAARAGILADPVGLDRSVQNRAATYGVGFAPYFLGLALWVGTMITFMLLRPVERRHVHSGAPGHRVALAGLLPAAVIGLAQVLVLFAVVVLAVGLEPVHPWRTLGLLTVTSVAFVCVQQAIGAWLGTPGRLLTLALLMLQLTSSGGTYPVETSPAFFRWIHPYLPLSYVVDGLRHAIDGGGSGPVLTAALVLGAFAAGGFALTVAAVVRGRVLTPGTLHPSLVM, from the coding sequence ATGATCTGGCTCGGGTTGCGGCGTTTCACCCGCGGCGGGCTGCCGATCGCGGCACTGGTGGTGCTGGCCGTGGTGCCGCTGCTGTACGGCGCGCTCTACCTCGCCGCGTTCTGGGACCCGCAGGGGCGGCTCGACCGGATCCCGGTCGCGCTGGTCGACCAGGACGTGCCCGTGACCGCGAGCGACGGCAGCACCGTGCACGCGGGCGCGGACCTGGCCACGGAGCTGCTGGACCGCGAGGTCTTCGGCTGGCGGGTGACGGACGAGACGACCGCGCGGCGCGAGCTGGCGGACGGCGAGGTGCACCTGATGCTGCGCATCCCGGCGGGTTTCTCCGCCGCGCTGGCCGCCGGGCCGGACGCCACCGCCACCGCACGGCAGGCGCGGTTGGAGGTGGTCTCGAACGATGCCGTGAACTACCTGTCCGGCCAGTTCGCCCGGACCGCGTTCGGCGAGATCCGGGCCGCCGCGTCGGCCAGTGCCTCCGGTGACTACTTCGACCGGATGCTGGTCGGCTTCACCGACCTCAAGCAGCGGACCGGCGAGGCCGCGGACGGCGCCCGGCAGCTCGACGACGGGCTCGGCACCGCGTCCGGCGGTGCCGGTGACCTCGCGACCGGCCTGGACACGGCCACCGGCGGCGCGGCCGAGGTGGCCGACGGCACCCGGCGCGCCGCGGCCGGCGCGGACCGGCTCGCGGACGGATTGGCCACGCTGGACGCCGGTGCGGGCGAGCTGCGCACCGCCACCGCGCAGGCCGCGGCCGCGGGCCGGGAGCTGGCCGGCCGGGTGGACCGCGCGGCCGACACGATCGGCCCGGAGCTGGCCGCGCACGCGGACGAGATCGCGTCCGCCGCCACCGCGATCGCGGACGGCGCGGACCTGGTCGCGGCGAACCTGGACGCGCTGACCGGGCTCGCGGACGCGGTGCGGACCGACGCGCACACCGTGATCGACCGGATCGACGCGCTGGTCGTGGCGCATCCGGAGCTGGCCGGCGACCCGGCGCTGACCGCGGCCCGCGCGGCCGCCGCGACCGCGGCCGAGACCGCGGACCGGCTGGCCGGTCAGATCGGCGCCACTGACCTCGCGGCGCTGCGCGCGGACATGACCCGGGTCGCCGCCACCGCCCGGGCCGTCGCGGACGCGGCACCCGGGCTCGCCGGTGACCTCGATGCCGCCCGCACGCAGATCGACGCGTTCGCGGCCGGGCTGGACCGCATCGCCGGGGGAGCGGACCGGCTCTCGTCCGGGCTGAGCACCGCGGCCGGTGCCGGCTCCGACCTCAGCGGCGGTCTCTACCAGCTCTCCGACGGTACGGAACGGCTCTCCGACGGCCTGGTCACGCTGGACGGCGGCGGGCACGAGCTGGCCACCGGCCTGGTCCGGCTGCGCGACGGCGCGGACCGGCTGGCCGGCGGGCTCGCCGACGGCGCGGGATCCGTCCCGGGGTACACCGACGCCGCCGCCCGCGCCGGGATCCTGGCCGACCCGGTGGGCCTGGACCGGTCCGTGCAGAACCGGGCCGCGACCTACGGCGTGGGCTTCGCGCCGTACTTCCTCGGGCTGGCGCTCTGGGTCGGCACGATGATCACGTTCATGCTGCTGCGGCCGGTCGAGCGCCGGCACGTGCACAGCGGCGCGCCCGGCCACCGGGTCGCGCTCGCCGGTCTGCTGCCCGCGGCGGTGATCGGGCTGGCCCAGGTGCTGGTGCTGTTCGCGGTGGTGGTGCTGGCCGTCGGCCTGGAGCCGGTGCACCCGTGGCGGACGCTCGGCCTGCTCACGGTCACGTCCGTGGCGTTCGTCTGCGTGCAGCAGGCGATCGGCGCGTGGCTCGGCACGCCCGGGCGGCTGCTCACGCTGGCGCTGCTCATGCTGCAGCTGACCTCGTCCGGCGGGACCTACCCGGTGGAGACCTCGCCGGCGTTCTTCCGCTGGATCCATCCGTACCTGCCGCTGTCGTACGTGGTGGACGGGCTGCGGCACGCGATCGACGGCGGCGGGTCCGGGCCGGTGCTCACCGCCGCGCTGGTGCTGGGCGCGTTCGCGGCCGGCGGGTTCGCGCTGACCGTGGCCGCGGTGGTGCGCGGACGGGTGCTGACCCCGGGCACGCTGCACCCCTCCCTCGTGATGTGA
- a CDS encoding gamma-glutamyl-gamma-aminobutyrate hydrolase family protein, whose amino-acid sequence MRPIIGITSYREPASWGIWRDTAADLVPHTYVRAVTEAGGRAVLLPPDDGDAGVLRALDGLLLAGGADVGPGLYGAEPAAATDSRPDRDAGEVALLTAALRTGLPILGVCRGMQLLAAVHGGRLHQHLPDVLGHEKHRPAPGVFGTHGLRCAPGSRIAALLGPVAEVNTYHHQGVADPGRLTATGWADDGLIEVVEDPAHPFLLGVQWHPEEAGDLRPFAALVNAAKA is encoded by the coding sequence ATGCGACCGATCATCGGCATCACGAGCTATCGGGAGCCGGCGTCCTGGGGCATCTGGCGGGACACGGCCGCGGACCTGGTCCCGCACACCTACGTGCGGGCGGTGACCGAGGCCGGCGGCCGGGCGGTGCTGCTGCCGCCGGACGACGGTGACGCCGGCGTGCTGCGCGCGCTGGACGGCCTGCTGCTGGCCGGCGGCGCGGACGTCGGACCCGGCCTCTACGGCGCGGAGCCGGCCGCGGCCACCGACTCCCGGCCGGACCGGGACGCCGGCGAGGTCGCGCTGCTGACCGCCGCGCTCCGCACCGGCCTGCCGATCCTCGGGGTCTGCCGGGGCATGCAGCTGCTCGCGGCCGTGCACGGCGGCCGGCTGCACCAGCACCTGCCGGACGTGCTCGGGCACGAGAAGCACCGCCCGGCGCCCGGCGTGTTCGGCACGCACGGGCTGCGCTGCGCCCCCGGCAGCCGGATCGCCGCGCTGCTCGGGCCGGTGGCCGAGGTGAACACCTACCACCACCAGGGCGTGGCCGACCCGGGGCGGCTGACCGCGACCGGCTGGGCCGACGACGGGCTGATCGAGGTGGTCGAGGACCCGGCGCACCCGTTCCTGCTCGGGGTGCAGTGGCACCCGGAGGAGGCCGGTGACCTTCGGCCGTTCGCCGCGTTGGTCAACGCGGCGAAGGCCTAA
- a CDS encoding TetR/AcrR family transcriptional regulator: MVDGRTRRRDDTRQRLYEAAVELIAEQGYSATTVDDIALRAGVAKGTVYYNFASKTSLFEGLLRHGIGLLTEAFRTAVDGLPPREALAALVHAQLTYIQRYRAFAQLLLSEMWRTNREWQQTLTLLREEAISVIAETISRGVRSGDLPADLDVRVASSALFGVGLVVAVDWLVFTPERPVEDVEASLLAIVRRVPVADPAARPRAD; encoded by the coding sequence GTGGTGGACGGGCGGACGCGGCGGCGGGACGACACGCGGCAGAGGCTGTACGAGGCCGCGGTCGAGCTGATCGCGGAGCAGGGCTACTCCGCCACCACGGTCGACGACATCGCGCTCCGGGCCGGGGTGGCGAAGGGGACGGTCTACTACAACTTCGCGTCCAAGACGTCGCTGTTCGAGGGGCTGCTGCGGCACGGCATCGGGCTGCTCACGGAGGCGTTCCGGACCGCGGTCGACGGGTTGCCGCCGCGCGAGGCACTGGCCGCGCTGGTGCACGCGCAGCTGACCTACATCCAGCGGTACCGGGCGTTCGCGCAGCTGCTGCTCTCCGAGATGTGGCGGACGAACCGGGAGTGGCAGCAGACGCTCACGCTGCTGCGCGAGGAGGCGATCTCGGTGATCGCGGAGACGATCTCGCGCGGCGTGCGCAGCGGCGACCTGCCGGCCGACCTGGACGTGCGGGTGGCGTCGTCCGCGCTGTTCGGCGTCGGCCTGGTGGTCGCGGTGGACTGGCTGGTGTTCACGCCGGAGCGCCCGGTCGAGGACGTGGAGGCGTCCCTGCTGGCGATCGTGCGCCGGGTGCCCGTGGCCGACCCGGCCGCCCGTCCCCGAGCCGACTGA
- a CDS encoding glutamine synthetase family protein: MRLVVDQITMGLTLDGLRAAIDTGEMDTVVLAITDMQGRLQGKRFHAAHFLDEVVAHGGEGCDYLLAVDVEMNTVDGYAMSSWERGYGDLAMVPDFGTLRRVPWQPGTAMLLADLAWPDGSGDVPASPRQILQRQLDRLGEYGYTAWAGTELEFVLYRDSYETAQSQGYRDLTPANLYNVDYSLLGTARVEPLLRRIRNEMYGAGLVPESAKGECNLGQHEIGFRYAEALTTADHHVIYKNGAKEIAAQEGMSITFMAKPNAREGNSCHIHFSLRDHTGAPAMPGAGPGGLSRVGGYVVAGLLATMREASLFYAPQINSYKRYQPGSFAPTAVRWGVDNRTCALRIAGHGPSTRVENRVPGADVNPYLAIAALIAGALHGIERELPLEAAHPGNAYSDEDAPRVPPTLRDALALWESSAFVRAAFGDDVAAHYANNARVELAAFDAAVTDWELRRGFERL, translated from the coding sequence ATGCGTTTGGTAGTAGACCAGATCACCATGGGACTCACCCTGGACGGGCTACGTGCGGCGATCGACACCGGTGAGATGGACACGGTCGTCCTGGCGATCACGGACATGCAGGGCCGGCTGCAGGGCAAGCGGTTCCACGCCGCCCACTTCCTCGACGAGGTGGTGGCGCACGGCGGCGAGGGCTGCGACTACCTGCTCGCCGTGGACGTGGAGATGAACACGGTCGACGGGTACGCGATGTCCTCCTGGGAGCGCGGGTACGGCGACCTCGCGATGGTGCCGGACTTCGGCACGCTGCGCCGGGTGCCGTGGCAGCCCGGGACCGCGATGCTGCTGGCCGACCTGGCCTGGCCGGACGGTTCCGGTGACGTGCCGGCCTCGCCCCGGCAGATCCTCCAACGGCAGCTGGACCGGCTCGGTGAGTACGGCTACACCGCCTGGGCCGGCACCGAGCTGGAGTTCGTGCTCTACCGGGACAGCTACGAGACCGCGCAGAGCCAGGGCTACCGCGACCTCACGCCCGCCAACCTGTACAACGTGGACTACTCGCTGCTCGGCACCGCGCGGGTGGAACCGCTGCTGCGCCGGATCCGCAACGAGATGTACGGCGCCGGCCTGGTTCCGGAGAGCGCGAAGGGCGAGTGCAACCTCGGCCAGCACGAGATCGGCTTCCGGTACGCGGAGGCGCTCACCACGGCCGACCACCACGTGATCTACAAGAACGGCGCGAAGGAGATCGCGGCCCAGGAGGGCATGTCGATCACGTTCATGGCGAAGCCGAACGCGCGCGAGGGCAACTCCTGCCACATCCACTTCTCGCTGCGCGACCACACCGGCGCGCCCGCGATGCCGGGTGCCGGGCCGGGCGGGCTGTCCCGGGTCGGCGGATACGTGGTGGCCGGGCTGCTGGCCACGATGCGCGAGGCGAGCCTGTTCTACGCGCCGCAGATCAACTCGTACAAGCGCTACCAGCCCGGGTCGTTCGCGCCGACCGCGGTGCGCTGGGGGGTGGACAACCGGACGTGCGCGCTGCGGATCGCCGGGCACGGGCCGTCGACGCGGGTGGAGAACCGGGTGCCGGGCGCGGACGTGAACCCGTACCTGGCGATCGCCGCGCTGATCGCCGGCGCGCTGCACGGCATCGAGCGCGAGCTGCCGCTGGAGGCGGCCCACCCGGGCAACGCCTACTCGGACGAGGACGCGCCACGGGTGCCGCCGACGCTGCGGGACGCGCTCGCGCTGTGGGAGTCGTCCGCGTTCGTGCGCGCGGCGTTCGGCGACGACGTGGCCGCCCACTACGCCAACAACGCCCGGGTGGAGCTGGCCGCGTTCGACGCCGCGGTCACGGACTGGGAGCTGCGGCGTGGGTTCGAGCGACTGTAG
- a CDS encoding amino acid permease: MSTEIDDDARRLAELGYKQELKRTWSGFSNFAISFSIISILAGCFTTFGQAWNNGGPVAVAWGWPLISAFILIIGFCMSELVSAYPTAGGIYWWAATMGRPVHGWFTGWLNLIGLIAVTASVDYGAATFLNLTLSALVPGWAGTLSQAFVLFVIILALHAAINVFGHRVIDLLQNVSVWWHVAGATAVVLILLLVPERHQSFEFVFTERFNNSGFGDAAYWFYVLPLGFLLTQYTITGFDACAHVSEETRGASTAAARGLWQSIFYSAIGGWVLLLSFLFAATDVTAINEAYGFSGAIFETALTPFFYQVVIIISTVGQFFCGMSCVTSASRMAYAFSRDRAVPGWRLWSRVDRNGTPTAAILAVCAAGLLLTLPALYQREGVPIAFYAVVSVAVIGLYLAFAIPIALRLRMGAAFRPGPWTLGRLHRPLCWIALLEIAVVSVYFVLPIVPAGVPFTSDFTWSAVNYAPLAVGGVLLLVALWWLVSARHWFIGPRRNVDSTVAIDE; encoded by the coding sequence GTGAGCACCGAAATCGACGACGACGCCCGGCGCCTGGCCGAACTCGGCTACAAGCAGGAGCTCAAGCGCACGTGGAGCGGGTTCTCCAACTTCGCCATCTCGTTCTCCATCATCTCGATCCTGGCCGGGTGCTTCACCACGTTCGGCCAGGCGTGGAACAACGGCGGGCCGGTCGCGGTCGCCTGGGGCTGGCCGCTGATCTCGGCGTTCATCCTGATCATCGGCTTCTGCATGTCGGAGCTGGTCTCGGCGTACCCGACCGCGGGCGGCATCTACTGGTGGGCCGCGACGATGGGCCGGCCGGTGCACGGCTGGTTCACCGGGTGGCTGAACCTGATCGGGCTGATCGCGGTCACCGCGTCCGTCGACTACGGCGCCGCGACGTTCCTGAACCTGACGCTGTCCGCGCTGGTGCCGGGCTGGGCGGGCACGCTCAGCCAGGCGTTCGTGCTCTTCGTGATCATCCTGGCGCTGCACGCGGCGATCAACGTGTTCGGGCACCGGGTCATCGACCTGCTGCAGAACGTGTCGGTCTGGTGGCACGTGGCCGGCGCGACGGCCGTGGTGCTGATCCTGCTGCTGGTGCCGGAGCGGCACCAGAGCTTCGAGTTCGTCTTCACCGAACGGTTCAACAACTCCGGCTTCGGCGACGCGGCCTACTGGTTCTACGTGCTGCCGCTGGGTTTCCTGCTCACCCAGTACACGATCACCGGGTTCGACGCGTGCGCGCACGTCTCGGAGGAGACCCGGGGCGCGTCCACGGCCGCGGCCCGCGGACTCTGGCAGTCGATCTTCTACTCCGCGATCGGCGGCTGGGTGCTGCTGCTGTCGTTCCTGTTCGCGGCGACCGACGTGACCGCGATCAACGAGGCGTACGGCTTCTCCGGGGCGATCTTCGAGACCGCGCTCACGCCGTTCTTCTACCAGGTTGTGATCATCATCTCCACGGTCGGCCAGTTCTTCTGCGGCATGTCCTGCGTGACGTCGGCCTCGCGGATGGCGTACGCGTTCAGCCGGGACCGCGCGGTGCCGGGCTGGCGGCTCTGGTCGCGGGTGGACCGCAACGGTACGCCGACGGCGGCGATCCTCGCGGTCTGCGCGGCCGGGCTGCTGCTCACGCTGCCCGCGCTCTACCAGCGCGAGGGCGTGCCGATCGCGTTCTACGCCGTGGTCTCGGTCGCGGTGATCGGCCTCTACCTGGCGTTCGCGATCCCGATCGCGCTGCGGCTGCGGATGGGTGCGGCCTTCCGGCCCGGACCGTGGACGCTGGGCCGGCTCCACCGGCCGCTCTGCTGGATCGCGCTGCTCGAGATCGCGGTCGTCTCGGTCTACTTCGTCCTGCCGATCGTGCCCGCCGGTGTGCCGTTCACCAGCGACTTCACCTGGTCCGCGGTCAACTACGCGCCGCTCGCGGTCGGCGGCGTACTGCTGCTGGTCGCGCTCTGGTGGCTCGTCTCGGCCCGCCACTGGTTCATCGGCCCACGCCGAAACGTCGATTCCACAGTGGCCATCGATGAGTAG